The Pyrus communis chromosome 2, drPyrComm1.1, whole genome shotgun sequence genome includes a window with the following:
- the LOC137725919 gene encoding protein NUCLEAR FUSION DEFECTIVE 4-like: MGFATKWLGFVTAVWVQAISGNNYTFSNYSAALKTLMGLTQLELNNLSVAKDVGKPFGLLAGLASDKLPTWVILLIGSVEGLVGYGAQWLVVSERIKPLSYWQMCIFLCMGGNSSTWMNTAILVTCIRNFRRNRGPVSGILKGYVGLSTAIFTELCAALFNNDPASFLLMLSVTPFAVCVTAMLFLREVPPSSSSSEDNRDSRYFWVINAVAVCVALYLLAYDFIPNPSNLLSLIFSVILLILLASPLAIPAYEFCTAWASKPDLVASESGPDPNTRSDEPLLRQTAADDTQHKPEVAAAAAEVVEAKRRPVLGEDHTIFDAMVTLDFWILFVSFLCGVGTGLAVMNNMGQIGLALGYVDVSIFVSLTSIWGFFGRIGSGMISEYFIRKAAIPRPLWNAASQILMAVGYILMAIAMPGSLYIGSIVVGICYGIRLAVTVPAASELFGLKCYGIIYNILILNLPLGSFLFSGLLAGLLYDMEATTTEGGGNTCVGAHCYRLVFVIMAIACVIGFGLDILLSIRTKNLYTRIQAGKKTRRVVSGTQ; encoded by the exons ATGGGATTTGCCACCAAATGGCTGGGATTCGTCACCGCCGTCTGGGTCCAAGCTATTTCCGGCAACAACTACACTTTCTCCAACTACTCAGCCGCCCTCAAAACCCTCATGGGCCTCACCCAGCTTGAACTCAACAACCTCTCCGTCGCCAAAGACGTCGGCAAACCCTTCGGTCTCCTCGCCGGGCTGGCTTCCGATAAACTGCCGACCTGGGTCATCCTCCTCATCGGCTCCGTCGAGGGTCTCGTCGGCTACGGTGCCCAGTGGCTCGTCGTCAGCGAAAGAATCAAGCCCCTCTCCTACTGGcag ATGTGTATATTTCTCTGCATGGGCGGCAACAGCTCGACGTGGATGAACACGGCGATTCTCGTCACATGCATCCGAAACTTCCGGCGAAACCGGGGACCAGTTTCGGGGATTCTGAAGGGCTACGTGGGTCTCAGCACCGCCATCTTCACCGAACTCTGCGCCGCTCTCTTCAACAACGACCCCGCTAGCTTCCTCCTCATGCTCTCCGTAACTCCCTTCGCCGTGTGCGTAACCGCCATGCTCTTCCTCCGCGAGGTCcccccttcttcctcctcctccgaaGACAACCGCGACTCCAGATACTTCTGGGTCATCAATGCCGTCGCC gtCTGCGTCGCACTCTACCTCCTCGCCTACGACTTCATCCCAAACCCTTCGAACCTCTTGTCCCTAATCTTCTCCGTCATTCTGTTAATCCTCCTGGCGTCGCCGCTCGCGATTCCTGCGTACGAGTTTTGCACCGCGTGGGCCTCGAAGCCGGACCTGGTCGCGTCAGAGTCAGGTCCAGATCCGAACACCCGATCTGACGAGCCACTTTTGAGGCAGACGGCGGCGGACGACACACAGCACAAGCCAGAGGTGGCTGCTGCGGCGGCGGAGGTGGTGGAGGCGAAAAGGAGGCCGGTGCTCGGGGAGGACCACACCATCTTCGATGCGATGGTGACGTTGGATTTCTGGATtttgttcgtgtcgtttttgtgCGGGGTGGGGACGGGTCTGGCGGTTATGAACAATATGGGGCAGATTGGATTGGCACTCGGATACGTGGACGTGTCGATCTTCGTTTCGCTGACGAGCATTTGGGGTTTCTTCGGGCGGATCGGTTCGGGTATGATTTCGGAGTACTTCATCAG GAAAGCTGCAATACCAAGGCCTCTATGGAATGCTGCTTCTCAGATTCTAATGGCTGTTGGCTACATCCTCATGGCCATTGCCATGCCCGGTTCGCTATACATCGGTTCGATCGTCGTTGGCATTTGCTATGGAATTCGTCTTGCCGTCACAGTCCCCGCCGCATCTGAACTATTTGGTCTCAAGTGCTATGGAATTATTTACAACATTCTAATCCTCAACCTTCCACTGGGCTCCTTCCTCTTCTCCGGCTTGCTTGCCGGACTATTGTACGACATGGAGGCTACCACCACGGAAGGAGGTGGCAACACCTGCGTCGGCGCACATTGTTACAGGCTCGTGTTCGTCATCATGGCCATTGCCTGTGTTATTGGGTTTGGTTTGGACATTTTGCTGTCCATTAGAACCAAGAATCTTTACACGAGGATTCAAGCTGGCAAGAAAACAAGGAGAGTGGTTAGTGGCACACAGTAG
- the LOC137723728 gene encoding endo-1,4-beta-xylanase 5-like has product MEDTNITFSFLLFFFLLVDSSSFVVSFDGPLYDPTAYTECKLQPEEPLYGGGIIVDQLGTSTSSGVYSPSFVLHNLTQGTIYCFSSWVKIEGTGSGLIRASLRTENEIYNCVGTVLAKDRCWSFLKGGFVLNSPSQLSILFFQNADDCAVNIEIASSSLQPFGVQQWNAYQEYMINTKRKRAVTVHVSDMQGKRLQGAAIDVEQVSKDFPFGSAIAKTILGNLPYQNWFAKRFNAAVFENELKWYATEPEQGKTNYTVPDQMLQFVRANRVIARGHNIFWEDPKYTPPWVRNLTGSELHLAVNSRIQSLMSQYREEFVHWDVSNEMLHFDFYEQKLGPNATLHFFETAHKSDPLATLFMNDFNVVETCSDVNSTVDSYISRLRELRHGGALMDGIGLEGHFTVPNLPLMRAILDKLATLGLPIWLTEVDISSTLDKETQAIYLEQVLREGFSHPSVNGIMLWTALHPNGCYQMCLTDNNLHNLPAGDMVDKLLKEWQTGEVEGQTDEHGSYSFYGFLGEYRVSIKYGNRTSSSTFSLCQGEETRHISIQL; this is encoded by the exons ATGGAAGACACAAATATCACATTTAGCTTCCTATTGTTCTTCTTTCTCCTCGTGGACTCCTCCTCCTTTGTTGTTTCATTTG ACGGCCCCCTGTATGATCCTACTGCTTACACTGAG TGTAAGTTGCAGCCGGAGGAGCCTCTGTACGGCGGCGGGATCATCGTTGATCAGTTGGGAACCTCTACAAGCAGTGGAGTTTATTCACCATCGTTCGTACTGCACAATCTCACCCAGGGCACCATTTACTGTTTCTCCA GTTGGGTCAAGATAGAGGGTACAGGCTCAGGTCTCATAAGGGCAAGCCTAAGGACAGAAAATGAAATATATAACTGTGTAGGAACTGTTTTGGCTAAGGATAGATGCTGGTCATTTCTCAAGGGTGGCTTTGTCCTAAACTCGCCATCCCAATTATCCATCCTATTCTTTCAG AATGCAGATGACTGTGCTGTAAACATAGAAATTGCCAGCTCTTCTTTGCAGCCATTTGGTGTTCAACAATGGAATGCATATCAGGAATATATGATCAACACT AAACGGAAGCGTGCCGTGACGGTTCATGTCTCAGATATGCAGGGAAAGAGGCTGCAAGGAGCGGCAATTGACGTAGAGCAAGTCTCCAAAGATTTCCCATTTGGATCTGCAATTGCAAAGACCATTCTAGGCAATCTGCCCTATCAG AATTGGTTCGCAAAACGATTCAATGCCGCGGTGTTTGAGAACGAACTCAAGTGGTATGCAACGGAACCTGAACAGGGCAAAACCAACTACACCGTTCCAGATCAAATGCTGCAATTTGTGCGTGCCAACCGAGTCATTGCTAGAGGTCACAACATATTCTGGGAAGATCCCAAATACACGCCGCCATGGGTTCGAAACCTTACCGGCAGCGAGCTGCATTTGGCGGTAAACTCCCGAATCCAAAGCCTAATGAGCCAATACAGAGAAGAGTTCGTCCATTGGGACGTCAGCAATGAAATGCTTCACTTTGATTTCTATGAGCAGAAGCTTGGCCCCAATGCCACATTGCATTTTTTCGAGACGGCACACAAATCTGACCCTTTGGCAACCCTTTTCATGAATGATTTTAATGTGGTCGAGACTTGCAGCGATGTAAATTCGACCGTTGATTCCTACATTTCAAGGTTGAGGGAGCTTAGGCATGGTGGAGCATTGATGGATGGGATTGGACTAGAGGGTCATTTTACAGTACCAAACCTCCCTCTAATGAGAGCAATCCTTGACAAGTTGGCCACATTAGGCCTTCCCATTTGGCTCACAGAGGTTGATATCAGCAGCACTCTAGACAAAGAAACACAG GCAATTTATCTAGAACAAGTTTTACGAGAAGGCTTCTCGCATCCATCGGTGAATGGGATAATGCTTTGGACTGCATTGCATCCTAATGGGTGCTACCAAATGTGCCTAACAGACAATAACCTTCATAACCTACCTGCTGGTGATATGGTGGACAAGCTCTTGAAAGAATGGCAAACTGGGGAGGTAGAGGGCCAGACAGATGAGCATGGATCATACAGCTTCTATGGTTTCTTGGGTGAATATAGAGTAAGTATCAAGTATGGCAATAGGACTTCAAGCTCAACATTCTCACTGTGCCAAGGTGAAGAAACCAGACATATTAGCATTCAATTGTGA
- the LOC137725761 gene encoding thaumatin-like protein 1 has product MDPFFTSSPSFTFSLLLLLAMASTGVLATTFTFVNRCDYTVWPGILANANSPTLDSTGFELPQQTARTFQAPTGWSGRFWARTGCSFDGSGSGSCTTGDCGSGQVECNGAGAAPPATLAEFTLGTGGQDFYDVSLVDGYNLPLFVEGTGGSGQCASTGCSTDLNRMCPTELRVGDGDACKSACEAFGTPEYCCSGAYATPNTCSPSVYSQMFKAACPKSYSYAYDDATSTFTCTGADYTVTFCPSSPSQKSSRDSTTPMTATPSQGAATSGSDPGFTYSNSGAGSDGAVSGSGTGAGTGTGAGSGTGAGEAMLADGSWLAGLAMGDSPKAVPRPTLHSLTASAALFILLSYLYL; this is encoded by the exons ATGGATCCCTTCTTTACATCTTCACCTTCATTCACTTTCAGCCTTCTTCTCTTACTTGCCATGGCTTCCACAG GTGTTTTAGCGACGACATTCACATTCGTCAACAGATGTGACTACACAGTATGGCCCGGCATTCTCGCAAATGCGAACAGTCCTACGCTCGACTCTACCGGATTCGAGCTCCCCCAACAAACAGCCCGCACATTCCAAGCCCCGACCGGCTGGTCAGGTCGTTTCTGGGCCCGAACAGGCTGCAGTTTTGACGGATCCGGTTCGGGGTCCTGCACCACCGGCGACTGTGGCTCCGGCCAGGTGGAATGCAACGGAGCCGGAGCCGCCCCGCCTGCGACGCTAGCCGAGTTCACTCTTGGTACCGGCGGTCAGGACTTCTACGACGTCAGCCTAGTAGACGGGTACAACTTGCCCCTTTTTGTCGAAGGGACTGGCGGGTCGGGTCAGTGCGCTTCGACCGGGTGCTCCACAGATCTGAACAGGATGTGTCCGACCGAGTTGAGGGTTGGCGATGGCGACGCGTGTAAGAGCGCGTGCGAGGCGTTTGGAACTCCCGAATACTGTTGCAGCGGCGCGTATGCTACACCTAACACTTGTAGCCCGTCGGTTTACTCGCAGATGTTTAAGGCGGCGTGCCCCAAGTCATATAGCTACGCCTACGACGATGCTACAAGTACGTTTACGTGCACTGGTGCTGATTACACGGTGACCTTTTGCCCCTCTTCTCCAAG TCAGAAATCTTCTAGAGATTCAACAACACCAATGACAGCAACACCATCACAAGGGGCTGCTACTTCCGGGTCGGATCCCGGGTTTACTTATTCGAATTCCGGTGCCGGCTCAGACGGTGCAGTGTCTGGTTCTGGTACAGGTGCGGGTACGGGTACTGGGGCAGGTTCCGGCACGGGGGCTGGTGAAGCAATGCTGGCAGATGGGTCATGGTTAGCTGGTTTGGCCATGGGAGACTCACCTAAGGCAGTACCTCGCCCTACTCTACACTCACTCACTGCCTCAGCAGCTTTATTTATCCTCTTGTCCTATCTCTACCTGTAG